The following are encoded in a window of Solidesulfovibrio magneticus RS-1 genomic DNA:
- a CDS encoding PaaI family thioesterase: MDFKVLADLIENGLPFQKMLGIRVAEIVEGRVRLFIPFREDLIGDARRPAIHGGVISTLADVCAGFAVWTRCALDDRIATIDLRVDYLRPATARDLYAEATVRLLGNRVGNAQVALWSEGSPDEHVAEGRGVYNIRRK; the protein is encoded by the coding sequence ATGGACTTCAAGGTGCTGGCCGATCTCATCGAAAACGGGCTGCCGTTTCAAAAAATGCTCGGCATCCGCGTGGCCGAGATCGTCGAAGGCCGGGTGCGGCTTTTCATCCCCTTCCGCGAGGACCTCATCGGCGACGCGCGCCGGCCGGCCATCCACGGCGGCGTCATCTCCACCCTGGCCGACGTCTGCGCCGGGTTCGCCGTGTGGACGCGTTGCGCCCTCGACGACCGCATCGCCACCATCGACCTGCGCGTGGACTACCTGCGCCCGGCCACGGCCCGCGATCTCTACGCCGAAGCCACGGTGCGCCTTCTGGGCAACCGCGTGGGCAACGCCCAGGTGGCGCTGTGGTCCGAGGGCAGCCCGGACGAACACGTGGCCGAGGGCCGGGGCGTCTACAACATCCGCCGCAAGTAG
- the rpmB gene encoding 50S ribosomal protein L28, producing the protein MAKICDHCGKKPQSGNNVSHANNKSKRRFEPNLVSVRAQLPSGEVKTVTVCTRCLRSGAVVKPVAKHA; encoded by the coding sequence ATGGCCAAGATTTGCGATCATTGCGGCAAAAAGCCCCAGTCCGGCAACAACGTCAGCCACGCCAACAACAAGAGCAAACGCCGTTTCGAGCCCAACCTCGTCAGCGTGCGCGCCCAGCTGCCCTCGGGCGAGGTGAAGACCGTCACCGTGTGCACCCGCTGCCTGCGTTCCGGCGCGGTGGTCAAGCCCGTGGCCAAACACGCCTAG
- a CDS encoding YceD family protein gives MSELWLDITDIPASGREFSFSDQSLWTGPIAEFALPYRLDLPGTGLAAAFTVTPQGRGVLVAGTLSGKTVTPCDRCAEDVTLDVATRFDLFEDAPLEGEKSLEPGLLRRRGKVLELDAGSLLWEQFLLSLPVKPLCDENCQGLCPSCGKRLADGPCGCQAETGDPRLAVLRNLKVPRGSN, from the coding sequence ATGTCCGAATTATGGCTCGACATCACTGACATCCCGGCAAGTGGCCGGGAATTTTCATTTTCCGACCAGAGCCTGTGGACCGGCCCGATCGCGGAATTTGCCCTGCCCTACCGTCTGGACCTCCCGGGAACCGGCCTTGCCGCCGCATTCACCGTGACGCCCCAGGGCCGGGGCGTGCTCGTGGCCGGAACGCTGTCCGGCAAGACGGTCACCCCGTGCGACCGCTGCGCCGAGGACGTGACCCTGGACGTGGCCACGCGCTTCGACCTGTTCGAGGACGCGCCCCTTGAGGGCGAGAAATCCCTCGAACCGGGGCTTCTGCGCCGCCGGGGCAAGGTGCTGGAACTCGACGCCGGCAGCTTGTTGTGGGAACAGTTCCTGCTGTCCCTGCCGGTCAAGCCCCTTTGCGACGAGAACTGCCAGGGGCTTTGTCCCAGCTGCGGCAAACGCCTGGCCGACGGCCCTTGCGGCTGCCAGGCCGAGACCGGCGATCCCAGGCTCGCCGTGCTGCGCAATTTGAAGGTTCCGCGCGGCTCCAACTAG
- the rpmF gene encoding 50S ribosomal protein L32: MAVPNRKISKSRKGMRRAHDHVPVPSVVLCSCGEPTLPHRICPSCGTYRGRQMLRKDDAE; the protein is encoded by the coding sequence ATGGCCGTCCCCAATAGAAAAATCTCCAAGTCCCGCAAAGGCATGCGCCGCGCCCACGACCACGTTCCGGTTCCGTCCGTGGTGCTGTGCTCCTGCGGCGAGCCGACCCTGCCCCACCGCATCTGCCCGAGCTGCGGCACCTACCGCGGCCGCCAGATGCTGCGGAAGGACGATGCCGAATAA
- the plsX gene encoding phosphate acyltransferase PlsX, with the protein MPNNKPRIAVDAMGGDFGPRMVVPGALHAAKAGQAEVILVGDQDAIAAELSRRDVKGLPVSVVHASQVVEMDEKPSEAMRRKKDSSIQVACNLVRDGAADGLISAGHSGATLACAMFTIGRVPGVERPAIATFLPSERSHTVIADVGANVDCKPFHLLQFGVMASVLAKTMLGRENPVVALLSNGEEKGKGNQLAKETFDLLRASSLNFVGNIEGRDLFAGNVDVVVCDGFVGNVVIKEAEGLASSMGRVLKGELRRGFFGQIGTMLALNALKRFARLMDYTEYGGAPLMGLRGSCLICHGASNAKAMASAVRMAARFVAMEANSHLSEAVAANIDLTGPRRQAANEQR; encoded by the coding sequence ATGCCGAATAACAAGCCGCGTATCGCCGTGGACGCCATGGGCGGGGACTTCGGTCCCCGCATGGTTGTCCCCGGCGCGCTGCACGCCGCCAAGGCCGGCCAGGCGGAAGTCATCCTCGTCGGCGACCAGGACGCCATCGCGGCGGAACTGTCGCGTCGCGACGTGAAAGGGCTTCCGGTTTCCGTGGTGCATGCCTCCCAGGTGGTGGAGATGGACGAAAAACCTTCCGAGGCCATGCGCCGCAAGAAGGATTCCTCCATCCAGGTGGCCTGCAACCTCGTGCGCGACGGCGCGGCCGACGGACTCATCTCCGCCGGCCATTCCGGCGCGACCCTGGCCTGCGCCATGTTCACCATCGGCCGGGTGCCCGGCGTGGAACGGCCGGCCATCGCCACCTTCCTGCCGTCCGAGCGCTCCCACACCGTCATCGCCGACGTGGGGGCCAACGTGGACTGCAAGCCCTTCCACCTGCTCCAGTTCGGCGTCATGGCCTCGGTTCTGGCCAAGACCATGCTCGGCCGGGAGAACCCGGTGGTGGCGCTTTTGTCCAACGGCGAGGAAAAGGGCAAGGGCAACCAGCTGGCCAAGGAGACCTTCGATCTCCTGCGGGCCAGTTCGCTCAATTTCGTCGGCAACATCGAGGGCCGCGACCTGTTCGCCGGCAACGTGGACGTCGTCGTGTGCGACGGATTCGTCGGCAACGTGGTCATCAAGGAAGCCGAAGGGCTGGCCTCGTCCATGGGCCGCGTGCTCAAGGGCGAGCTGCGCCGGGGCTTTTTCGGCCAGATCGGCACCATGCTGGCCCTAAACGCCCTCAAACGCTTCGCCCGGCTCATGGACTACACCGAATACGGCGGCGCGCCGCTCATGGGCCTGCGCGGCAGCTGCCTCATCTGCCACGGCGCTTCCAACGCCAAGGCCATGGCCAGCGCCGTGCGCATGGCCGCCCGGTTCGTGGCCATGGAAGCCAACTCCCACCTCTCCGAGGCCGTGGCCGCCAACATCGACCTGACCGGCCCCCGCCGCCAGGCCGCCAACGAACAACGCTAG
- a CDS encoding beta-ketoacyl-ACP synthase III, with the protein MTHTARIRGMGYYAPEKVLTNADLEKLVETSDEWITTRTGIKERHIAAPGETVSDMAAQAAKAALADAGLEADELTHIFLYTVTPDFYTPSAACLMQEKLGIRGKVAQDVNAACCGYIYGLEMARAVIALRPESKVLVAAAEVLTSRTNWADRRTCVLFGDAAAACVVTADEPPLGKAAVVDALLSSDGSLGHLLTIKGGGSGHPYKLGDVIDEDFFLQMNGPEVFKHAVRSMAGVGRDLMAANGLTRDDIDLFIPHQANLRIMEAVAKKLEFGPEKIMSTVARFGNTSASTIGIALVEARKAGRIPVGGKVLLGAFGGGFTWGAALLQF; encoded by the coding sequence ATGACGCACACCGCCCGCATCCGAGGCATGGGTTATTACGCGCCTGAAAAGGTGCTCACCAACGCCGACCTCGAAAAGCTCGTCGAGACTTCCGACGAGTGGATCACCACCCGCACCGGCATCAAGGAGCGCCACATCGCCGCCCCCGGCGAGACGGTCAGCGACATGGCCGCCCAGGCCGCCAAGGCCGCACTGGCCGACGCCGGCCTTGAGGCCGATGAGCTCACCCACATCTTTCTCTACACCGTCACCCCGGACTTCTACACCCCCTCCGCCGCCTGCCTGATGCAGGAAAAGCTCGGCATCCGGGGCAAGGTGGCCCAGGACGTCAACGCCGCCTGCTGCGGCTACATCTACGGTCTGGAGATGGCCCGGGCGGTCATCGCCCTGCGCCCCGAGTCCAAGGTGCTGGTGGCCGCCGCCGAGGTGCTGACCTCGCGCACCAACTGGGCCGACCGGCGCACCTGCGTGCTTTTCGGCGACGCCGCCGCCGCCTGCGTGGTCACGGCCGACGAACCGCCCCTGGGCAAGGCCGCCGTGGTCGACGCCCTGCTGTCCAGCGACGGGTCGCTGGGCCATCTGCTCACCATCAAGGGCGGCGGCTCGGGCCATCCCTACAAGCTCGGCGACGTCATCGACGAAGATTTCTTTTTGCAGATGAACGGCCCCGAGGTCTTCAAGCACGCCGTGCGTTCCATGGCCGGCGTCGGGCGCGACCTCATGGCCGCCAACGGCCTGACCCGCGACGACATTGATCTGTTCATTCCGCACCAGGCCAACCTGCGCATCATGGAAGCCGTGGCCAAGAAACTTGAGTTCGGGCCGGAAAAAATCATGTCTACCGTGGCCCGCTTCGGCAACACCTCGGCCTCCACCATCGGCATCGCCCTGGTCGAAGCCAGGAAGGCCGGCCGTATCCCGGTCGGCGGCAAGGTGCTGCTCGGCGCTTTCGGCGGCGGCTTCACCTGGGGAGCGGCCCTGCTCCAGTTCTAA
- the fabG gene encoding 3-oxoacyl-[acyl-carrier-protein] reductase translates to MSTALVTGGSRGIGAAVAKRLAADGFDVIITYVSKPEAAAAVVADIAAAGGKANALALDTGDAAAVTAFFAEHLKGVDLHVLVNNAGITRDGLIMRMKDEDFADVIRVNLVGAFTCLREAAKIMIKRRAGRIVNITSVVGQSGNAGQANYAAAKAGLIGLTKSAALELAARNITVNAVAPGFVETDMTAVLSDAVKASFAERIPLKRACAPGEIAAAVSYLASDDAGYVTGQVLGLNGGMYM, encoded by the coding sequence ATGTCCACGGCTCTCGTCACCGGAGGTTCCCGAGGCATCGGCGCGGCCGTGGCCAAGCGCTTGGCCGCCGACGGCTTCGACGTCATCATCACCTACGTGAGCAAGCCCGAGGCCGCCGCCGCCGTGGTCGCGGACATCGCCGCCGCCGGCGGCAAGGCCAACGCCCTGGCCCTGGACACCGGCGACGCCGCCGCCGTGACCGCCTTTTTCGCCGAACACCTGAAGGGCGTCGATCTCCATGTGCTGGTCAACAATGCCGGCATCACCCGCGACGGCCTTATCATGCGCATGAAGGACGAGGACTTCGCCGACGTCATCCGCGTCAACCTCGTCGGCGCGTTCACCTGCCTGCGCGAGGCGGCCAAGATCATGATCAAGCGCCGGGCCGGACGCATCGTCAACATCACTTCCGTGGTGGGCCAGTCCGGCAACGCCGGCCAGGCCAACTACGCCGCGGCCAAGGCCGGGCTCATCGGCCTGACCAAGTCCGCCGCCCTGGAGCTTGCCGCCCGCAATATCACGGTCAACGCCGTGGCCCCGGGCTTTGTGGAAACCGACATGACCGCTGTTTTGTCCGATGCCGTCAAGGCGTCCTTTGCCGAACGCATCCCCTTGAAGCGCGCCTGCGCCCCCGGGGAAATCGCCGCTGCCGTCAGCTACCTGGCCAGCGACGACGCCGGGTACGTCACCGGCCAGGTGCTCGGCCTAAACGGCGGCATGTACATGTAA
- a CDS encoding acyl carrier protein, which produces MSVAEKVKEIIVDQLGVDAAEVNPDAKFVDDLGADSLDLTELIMAMEEEFGVEISDEDAQQIQKVQDAISFIEKKKGE; this is translated from the coding sequence ATGTCTGTCGCTGAAAAAGTCAAAGAGATCATCGTGGATCAGCTCGGCGTCGATGCCGCTGAAGTCAACCCGGACGCCAAGTTCGTGGACGACCTGGGCGCCGACTCCCTGGATCTGACCGAGCTCATCATGGCCATGGAAGAGGAGTTCGGCGTCGAAATCTCCGACGAGGACGCCCAGCAGATCCAGAAAGTCCAGGACGCCATCTCCTTTATCGAAAAGAAAAAGGGCGAGTAA
- the fabF gene encoding beta-ketoacyl-ACP synthase II, giving the protein MTLNRVVVTGLSAITPIGNDLATSWANLVAGVSGAAPITRFDASAFDTRFGCEVKNFDEKPYIAAKLAKRLDRFTIYALSAAMMLMEDAGWKIPADEAELVSVIVGCGMGGIETLEATHTKLLEQGPSRISPFFIPTMIANMAAGQISIATGARGSNVCTTSACASGLHGIGYAYSDIKLGRAVAAICGGVESTITPLAVGGFNALKALSTRNDDPTKASRPFDAGRDGFVIGEGCGLLLLESLEHAQARGARILAEVAGFGASGDAYHMTAPPEDGSGMALAMKGALREAGMAPTEIAHINAHGTSTSLNDACETTAIKSLLGEHAYKVPITSNKSMIGHCLGAAGGIESVVSVKTIVEGVIPPTINYETADPACDLDCTPNVARKQAVANVLCNSFGFGGTNASLLFKAFAQ; this is encoded by the coding sequence ATGACCTTAAATCGGGTAGTCGTCACCGGCCTTTCGGCCATCACCCCCATCGGCAATGACCTGGCCACCAGCTGGGCCAATCTGGTCGCCGGCGTCTCGGGCGCGGCCCCCATCACGCGCTTTGACGCCTCGGCCTTTGACACGCGCTTTGGCTGCGAAGTCAAAAACTTCGACGAAAAGCCGTATATCGCGGCCAAGCTGGCCAAGCGCCTGGACCGTTTCACCATTTACGCCCTGTCCGCCGCCATGATGCTCATGGAGGACGCGGGCTGGAAGATCCCCGCCGATGAAGCGGAGCTCGTCTCCGTCATCGTCGGTTGCGGCATGGGCGGCATCGAGACCCTCGAAGCCACCCACACCAAGCTCCTGGAACAGGGGCCGTCGCGCATTTCGCCCTTTTTCATCCCGACCATGATCGCCAACATGGCCGCCGGCCAGATCTCCATCGCCACCGGCGCGCGCGGCTCCAACGTCTGCACCACCTCGGCCTGCGCCTCGGGACTGCACGGCATCGGCTACGCCTACTCCGACATCAAGCTCGGACGGGCCGTGGCCGCCATCTGCGGCGGCGTCGAATCCACCATCACGCCCCTGGCCGTGGGCGGATTCAACGCCCTCAAGGCCCTGTCCACCCGCAACGACGATCCCACCAAGGCCTCGCGTCCCTTCGACGCCGGCCGCGACGGCTTCGTCATCGGCGAGGGCTGCGGCCTGCTGCTGCTGGAATCCCTGGAGCATGCCCAGGCTCGCGGGGCACGCATCCTGGCCGAAGTGGCCGGGTTTGGCGCGTCAGGCGACGCCTACCACATGACCGCCCCGCCCGAGGACGGCTCCGGCATGGCCCTGGCCATGAAGGGCGCCCTGCGCGAGGCCGGCATGGCCCCGACCGAAATCGCCCACATCAACGCCCATGGCACCTCCACGTCGCTCAACGACGCCTGCGAGACCACGGCCATCAAGTCGTTGCTGGGCGAGCACGCCTACAAGGTGCCCATCACCTCCAACAAGTCGATGATCGGGCATTGCCTGGGCGCGGCCGGCGGCATCGAGTCGGTCGTCAGCGTCAAGACCATCGTGGAGGGCGTCATCCCGCCCACCATCAATTACGAGACGGCCGATCCGGCCTGCGACCTGGACTGCACGCCCAACGTGGCGCGCAAGCAGGCCGTGGCCAACGTGTTGTGCAATTCCTTCGGGTTTGGCGGCACCAACGCCAGCCTGCTCTTCAAGGCCTTCGCCCAATAG
- the glyA gene encoding serine hydroxymethyltransferase has translation MEELLIADPEVGRAVCLEIDRQTGKLEMIASENFVSVAVRQAQGSVLTHKYAEGYPGKRYYGGCEYVDIAEDLARDRAKTLFGAEYANVQPHSGSQANMAVYFAAMQPGDTLLGMDLSHGGHLTHGSPVNFSGKLFNIVFYHVKKETGTIDYDEVERLAKEHKPKVIVAGASAYPRIIDFARFRAIADEVGAKLVVDMAHIAGLVAAGCHPSPIPHAHYTTSTTHKTLRGPRGGLILSSEDNGKTLNSQIFPGIQGGPLMHVIAAKAVAFGEALKPSFKLYQQQVVKNCQALAKGLLAHGFDLVSGGTDNHLVLVDLTNKDVTGKDAEHALDLAGITVNKNTVPFETRSPFVTSGVRIGTAALTTRGFTEADMEKVVTWIDAAIKAVGNETRLDEIRKEVEPFAKSFPLFAY, from the coding sequence ATGGAAGAACTGCTCATCGCCGACCCCGAAGTCGGCCGGGCCGTGTGCCTGGAAATCGACCGCCAGACCGGCAAGCTCGAAATGATCGCTTCGGAGAACTTCGTCTCCGTGGCCGTGCGCCAGGCCCAGGGCAGCGTGCTCACCCACAAGTACGCCGAAGGCTACCCGGGCAAGCGCTACTACGGCGGCTGCGAATACGTGGACATCGCCGAGGATCTGGCCCGGGACCGGGCCAAGACGCTGTTCGGGGCCGAGTACGCCAACGTCCAGCCCCATTCCGGCTCCCAGGCCAACATGGCCGTCTATTTCGCGGCCATGCAGCCCGGCGACACCCTGCTCGGCATGGACCTGTCCCACGGCGGCCACCTCACCCACGGCTCGCCCGTGAACTTTTCCGGCAAGCTCTTCAACATCGTGTTCTACCACGTGAAGAAGGAAACCGGCACCATCGACTACGACGAGGTCGAGCGTCTGGCTAAGGAGCACAAGCCCAAGGTCATCGTGGCCGGGGCCAGCGCCTATCCGCGCATCATCGACTTCGCCCGCTTCCGGGCCATCGCCGACGAGGTCGGGGCCAAGCTCGTGGTGGACATGGCCCACATCGCCGGTCTGGTCGCCGCCGGCTGCCATCCCTCGCCCATTCCCCACGCCCACTACACCACCTCGACCACCCACAAGACCCTGCGCGGCCCGCGCGGCGGCCTTATCCTGTCCAGCGAGGACAACGGGAAGACGCTGAATTCCCAGATCTTCCCCGGCATCCAGGGCGGCCCGCTCATGCACGTCATCGCGGCCAAGGCCGTGGCCTTTGGCGAGGCCTTGAAGCCCTCCTTCAAGCTCTACCAGCAGCAGGTGGTGAAGAACTGCCAGGCCCTGGCCAAGGGGCTTCTCGCCCACGGCTTCGATCTGGTGTCCGGCGGCACGGACAACCACCTCGTGCTGGTCGATCTGACCAACAAGGACGTCACGGGCAAGGACGCCGAACACGCCCTGGATCTGGCCGGCATCACGGTCAACAAGAACACCGTGCCCTTCGAGACCCGCTCGCCCTTTGTCACCTCGGGCGTGCGCATCGGCACGGCGGCCCTGACCACGCGCGGCTTCACCGAAGCTGACATGGAAAAAGTCGTGACCTGGATCGACGCGGCCATCAAGGCTGTGGGCAACGAGACGCGCCTGGACGAAATCCGCAAGGAAGTCGAGCCGTTCGCCAAGAGCTTCCCGCTTTTTGCCTATTAG
- a CDS encoding heterodisulfide reductase-related iron-sulfur binding cluster yields MTQEIRPKKVAAWVLTGADGRDLDQQLAAVDACGSHATGRVARNQLLAALGLGQPAPTGDEVLLFGCYRPFSTPYIVKDVVALFKRLGVSHTWLPAEDCCGLPLVHQAGQRRAEVEAKIRGWLAANAAKAAAKGGKRQVFCCSGCAHVALANYQQGEGLPGVYVSDALLDALEAAGRRLAVPPVTVAYFEGCHTSTRSQYPTTRFDWGRYRRFLDGVDGLTVIDLPANKCCKTQAGGIMAAAKETGAAALVCACSGCNPGLRAAGEGVLPVWSYPELLRRCLDGDVAV; encoded by the coding sequence ATGACGCAGGAAATCCGCCCGAAAAAAGTCGCCGCCTGGGTGCTGACCGGGGCCGACGGCCGCGACCTCGACCAGCAGCTTGCCGCCGTGGACGCTTGCGGCAGCCACGCCACGGGGCGCGTCGCCCGCAATCAGCTGCTGGCCGCCCTGGGCCTGGGCCAGCCCGCGCCGACCGGCGACGAGGTGCTCCTCTTCGGCTGCTACCGCCCCTTCAGCACGCCCTACATCGTCAAAGACGTCGTGGCGCTGTTTAAGCGTCTGGGCGTGTCCCACACGTGGCTGCCGGCCGAGGACTGCTGCGGCCTGCCCCTGGTGCACCAGGCCGGGCAGCGCCGGGCCGAGGTCGAGGCGAAAATACGCGGCTGGCTGGCCGCCAACGCCGCCAAGGCGGCGGCCAAGGGCGGCAAACGGCAGGTCTTTTGCTGCTCCGGCTGCGCCCACGTGGCCCTGGCCAACTACCAACAAGGCGAGGGCCTGCCCGGCGTCTACGTCAGCGACGCCTTGCTCGACGCCCTTGAGGCCGCCGGCCGCCGGTTGGCCGTGCCGCCTGTGACAGTGGCCTATTTCGAGGGCTGCCACACCTCCACCCGCAGCCAGTACCCCACGACGCGTTTCGACTGGGGCCGCTACCGCCGGTTCCTGGACGGCGTGGACGGGCTGACGGTCATCGACCTGCCGGCCAACAAATGCTGCAAGACCCAGGCGGGCGGCATCATGGCCGCAGCCAAGGAAACCGGCGCGGCGGCGCTGGTGTGCGCCTGCTCGGGCTGCAATCCGGGGCTGCGCGCGGCCGGGGAAGGGGTGTTGCCGGTCTGGAGCTATCCCGAATTGCTGCGCCGCTGCCTGGACGGCGACGTGGCGGTCTAG
- a CDS encoding winged helix-turn-helix transcriptional regulator has product MSSRWGVLILVSLLDGTHRFSELRRRMGGVSEKMLAQSLKALVEDGFVRRVSYPVVPPFVEYSLTPMGHEIAQRVAALKDWIETNLDRVLDSRRRHEEAVAG; this is encoded by the coding sequence GTGAGCAGTCGGTGGGGCGTGCTCATCCTGGTATCGTTGCTCGACGGGACGCACCGGTTCAGCGAACTGCGGCGCAGAATGGGCGGGGTCAGCGAGAAGATGTTGGCCCAAAGCCTTAAGGCCCTGGTGGAAGACGGTTTCGTACGGCGTGTGTCGTATCCCGTGGTGCCCCCATTCGTGGAATACAGCCTCACCCCCATGGGCCATGAGATCGCGCAGCGGGTGGCCGCTCTCAAAGACTGGATCGAGACCAATCTGGACCGAGTATTGGACAGCCGCAGGCGGCATGAAGAGGCTGTCGCGGGCTGA
- a CDS encoding SDR family oxidoreductase yields the protein MIAITGATGQLGRLVIAKLLESVPANELVAVVRTPDKAADLTALGVQVRRGDYTRPETLADALAGVDKLLLISSSEVGQRVSQHVNAIAAAKAAGVKLLAYTSILHADTTPLGLGDEHRQTETALAQSGLPVVLLRNGWYTENYAASIPAALTYGVLLGSAGEGRIASAARADYAAAAAAVLLKDDQAGKVYELAGDASYTLGDFAAAIAKQSGKPVAYQDMPPADFAAALKHAGLPEGLADLLADSDAGASRGGLFDDSRTLSTLIGRPTTPMAEVVRKALTA from the coding sequence ATGATCGCCATCACTGGAGCCACCGGCCAACTCGGCCGCCTCGTCATCGCGAAATTGTTGGAGTCCGTACCCGCAAACGAACTCGTCGCCGTGGTGCGAACCCCGGACAAAGCGGCTGATCTGACCGCCCTTGGCGTGCAGGTGCGCCGAGGCGACTACACCCGGCCCGAGACTCTCGCCGACGCCTTGGCGGGAGTGGACAAGCTGTTGCTCATTTCCTCAAGCGAGGTAGGGCAGCGTGTTTCCCAACACGTCAACGCCATCGCCGCGGCCAAGGCAGCAGGGGTGAAACTGCTGGCCTATACGAGCATTCTGCATGCGGACACCACGCCCCTCGGCCTTGGCGACGAGCATCGCCAAACCGAAACAGCGCTGGCGCAATCCGGCCTGCCTGTCGTGTTGTTGCGCAATGGTTGGTACACGGAGAATTATGCCGCGAGCATTCCGGCCGCCTTGACGTACGGCGTGCTCTTGGGCAGCGCCGGCGAGGGGCGCATCGCGTCCGCGGCACGAGCTGATTACGCCGCTGCAGCGGCAGCCGTGCTGCTCAAGGACGATCAGGCTGGGAAGGTCTACGAACTGGCCGGCGATGCCTCGTACACGCTTGGCGACTTCGCTGCGGCAATCGCCAAGCAGTCCGGCAAGCCCGTGGCCTATCAGGACATGCCCCCTGCTGACTTCGCTGCCGCCCTTAAACATGCCGGCCTGCCCGAAGGATTGGCCGATCTGCTGGCCGATTCCGACGCGGGCGCGTCCCGGGGAGGCCTTTTCGACGACAGCCGCACCCTGTCCACGCTCATAGGCCGTCCAACCACGCCCATGGCCGAGGTGGTCAGGAAGGCTCTGACGGCCTAG
- a CDS encoding hybrid sensor histidine kinase/response regulator, whose protein sequence is MPISVLLVDDEPLYATLLAQRLASRDFVVVVAADGDEALAAAAASPPDLVLLDVNLPGKSGVEVLADLKQAGFAGEALMLTGQAGVESAVAGMKLGAADYLSKSIDFDELVAALHRAYGRKLDRAEAVRVIEVERLAGLGRVAEGAAHEINNPVNIMTTLAGWIDDLCDDLPPEAAGTAAEIRQSARQITAQGSRIKAVMLDLLKCGGRFDPRPIELPVRSAAQAVFDDRTGRMVSLGLGGDNAVPADLLVRFAPAAFDLVCSALVDNALDAMAGGPGTVRVEAVVVGGEFVLTVSDDGPGIDEAIAPRIFEPFFSTRDSKAHSGLGLAAARGVARSLGGDIAYEHPAQGGCRFIARFPLA, encoded by the coding sequence ATGCCGATATCGGTCCTGCTCGTTGACGACGAGCCGCTGTACGCCACGCTGTTGGCGCAGCGGCTGGCAAGCCGCGACTTCGTGGTCGTCGTCGCCGCCGACGGGGACGAGGCCCTGGCCGCGGCGGCCGCGTCCCCGCCGGACCTGGTCCTCCTGGACGTCAACCTGCCCGGCAAAAGCGGCGTGGAGGTCCTGGCCGACCTCAAGCAGGCCGGGTTTGCCGGCGAGGCGCTCATGCTCACCGGCCAGGCCGGGGTGGAGTCGGCTGTGGCCGGCATGAAGCTCGGCGCGGCCGACTACCTGTCCAAGAGCATCGACTTTGACGAGCTTGTGGCCGCCCTGCACCGGGCTTACGGCCGCAAGCTCGACCGGGCCGAGGCGGTCCGGGTTATCGAGGTGGAGCGTCTGGCCGGCCTGGGCCGGGTGGCCGAAGGCGCGGCCCACGAGATCAACAACCCGGTCAACATCATGACCACCCTGGCCGGCTGGATCGACGACCTGTGCGACGATCTGCCGCCCGAGGCGGCCGGCACGGCGGCCGAGATCCGCCAGTCGGCCCGCCAGATCACGGCCCAGGGTTCGCGCATCAAAGCCGTGATGCTTGATCTGCTCAAGTGCGGCGGGCGCTTTGACCCACGACCCATCGAATTGCCGGTGAGAAGCGCGGCCCAGGCCGTGTTCGACGACCGCACCGGCCGCATGGTCTCCCTGGGCCTTGGCGGGGACAACGCCGTGCCGGCCGATCTGCTCGTGCGCTTTGCCCCGGCCGCCTTCGACCTCGTCTGCTCGGCCCTGGTGGACAACGCCCTGGACGCCATGGCCGGCGGCCCGGGCACGGTGCGGGTGGAAGCCGTGGTCGTGGGCGGGGAGTTCGTGCTCACGGTCAGCGACGACGGCCCGGGCATTGACGAGGCCATCGCCCCACGCATTTTCGAGCCGTTTTTCTCCACCCGCGACTCCAAGGCCCACAGCGGCCTGGGACTGGCCGCCGCGCGCGGCGTGGCCCGCAGCCTGGGCGGCGACATTGCCTACGAACACCCCGCCCAGGGGGGCTGCCGTTTCATCGCCCGGTTTCCCCTGGCCTGA